The Cloacibacterium sp. TD35 region TTCATTGACAGAAGGCCCAGGAAAACAAGCGGGCTTACAAAAAGGAGATCAAATTGTAGCACTTAATGGCAAAAACATTAGATTTTATGATGAATTGACTGACGGATTGGCGGGAAAGAAAAACCAACCCATCACGATAGATGTTCTTAGAAACAATGAGGTTAAAACATTTAGCTTAAATACAGACAAAGACGGGAAAATAGGTTTCAGACCAGATTTTAAACCAGCTGAAGCTGCTTTTGAAAAAACAGTTACCAATCAAGAATACAGCTTTTTACCAGCAGTAGGTAGGGGTTTTGAGAGAACTGTAGAATCTCTTACGATGCAGATTAAGCAATTTAAATTAATGTTTAACAAAAAAATTAAAGGTTACAAAAATGTTGGCGGACCAATTGCAATTGTGAAAATGATGCCTAAAGAAATCGATTGGGTTGCATTTTGGAGTTTTACCGCTATGTTTTCTGCTTGGTTAGCGTTCCTTAACCTGTTGCCAATTCCTGGATTAGACGGTGGTCACGCGTTATTTACGACTTGGGAAATCATCACAGGGAAGCCAGTTCCGCAAAAAGTTTTAGAAAATGCACAAATGATTGGAGTTATCTTTTTAATGGGACTAATGCTATTAATCTTTGGTTCAGATATTTACAAATTTATCATTTCACCATTTTTAAAATAATGTAAATTTTTTCAAAAAATATTTTGCGCAAATAGAAAAAACGTATTATATTTGCACCACTCAAAACAACAAGAGTAGCCTTTTTAGCTCAGTCGGTTAGAGCATCTGACTGTTAATCAGAGGGTCGCTGGTTCGAGCCCAGCAAAAGGCGCCCATCACAAGAGAGTTTTCGATTAGTTTCGAAAACTCTTTTTTTATTTGAGCATGTTTTGAGCAAGGTTTTGGGAGAAGTTCCTGTAAATTTAAAGGAGGGTTAAGTTTAAATAATAAAACCCTATCATTTTTTGACAGGGTTTATTTTGTTTTATTATTAGTATTGAATACCTAGCTGATATTTCTTTTATTAGTGTCTAAAAATATACTTAAAATGAGTTGTAGAAAGAAACGGATTAGAAATCTGAGGCATCGGGGGCTTTTCAATTCAGAGGTAAAACCCGCCTTTTGCAAATACTATGTGCATGTTGCACAACTCAAATATACAAATAAACTTGTATAAAAACGGGGTATTTCGTAAATTTATGTATGCAAGGCAAGAAGAGTTTTAGACCACAATTATTTGTATCGGTCAATTTATTAGACCTAGTTCCCGAGGATAATTTTTACAGAAAATTGCAAACCGAACTCGATTTAGATTTCATTTATAAAGCAACTCAAAAGTATTATGGTAAGGAAGGACAGGAGAGTATAGATCCTGTAGTTTTCTTTAAGATATTGTTGGTGGGATATTTAAACAATATCAATTCAGATAGACAATTAATTGCTTTTTGTAGTGATAGCTTATCGATACGCTTGTTTTTAGGTTATGATGTACATGAGCAACTTCCTTGGCACAGTACCATTAGCCGAACTCGCGGTTTATATGGCGAAGAAGTGTTTTTAAACTTGTT contains the following coding sequences:
- the rseP gene encoding RIP metalloprotease RseP, whose protein sequence is MELATQIFQFILSISILVILHELGHFLPAKWFKCRVEKFYLFFDPWFSLAKKKIGETEYGIGWLPFGGYVKIAGMVDESMDTEQLKQPAQPWEFRSKTAWQRLIIMLGGIFVNLILAWAIYTGLNLSVGEKYHDLAKFENGIAVSEEGAKMGLMNGDKILKIDGKPAVRMENSMINMLLANEITVLRNGKEVAFAPKEDGIAHILGSKTAKLYITNRFAPVVDSLTEGPGKQAGLQKGDQIVALNGKNIRFYDELTDGLAGKKNQPITIDVLRNNEVKTFSLNTDKDGKIGFRPDFKPAEAAFEKTVTNQEYSFLPAVGRGFERTVESLTMQIKQFKLMFNKKIKGYKNVGGPIAIVKMMPKEIDWVAFWSFTAMFSAWLAFLNLLPIPGLDGGHALFTTWEIITGKPVPQKVLENAQMIGVIFLMGLMLLIFGSDIYKFIISPFLK